In the Dioscorea cayenensis subsp. rotundata cultivar TDr96_F1 chromosome 12, TDr96_F1_v2_PseudoChromosome.rev07_lg8_w22 25.fasta, whole genome shotgun sequence genome, one interval contains:
- the LOC120273867 gene encoding protein LATERAL ROOT PRIMORDIUM 1-like: MLVVAPAASFHHHHHHHESLLPSSDHPIIPLLTAAPCVGDDDVRAKHSGIQFWQPQTHPPPPQNPNPNPTIPYLKKPVPMLDAPGGILSSVAAGGATCQDCGNQAKKDCNHHRCRTCCKSRGFECSTHVKSTWVPAARRRERQIAATAAAAGSSGSTSTSKKPRLISSQTTTTSHTSTSNNTPPRSFDTSSSHQDAGFREGLPGHVRAPAVFKCVRVTSIDDGEDEYAYQAMVRIGGHVFKGFLYDQGLDDQTRNEDINNNTSTSNNNNNSNNNNTGAIPNISDLHLGGGPSDVFAGGGSSGGGGLLGGTTTYGNPIN, encoded by the exons ATGCTCGTCGTCGCCCCTGCTGCCTCTttccaccatcaccaccatcaccatGAATCCCTCCTCCCTTCCAGTGATCACCCAATCATCCCCCTCCTCACCGCTGCTCCCTGTGTGGGCGACGACGATGTCCGCGCTAAACACTCCGGGATCCAATTCTGGCAACCACAAACCCATCCCCCtcctcctcaaaaccctaaccctaatcctaccaTTCCTTACCTGAAAAAACCCGTCCCTATGCTTGATGCCCCTGGCGGCATCCTCTCTTCCGTCGCCGCCGGTGGTGCTACCTGCCAGGACTGCGGCAACCAAGCTAAGAAGGACTGCAACCACCACCGATGCCGCACTTGTTGTAAATCCCGCGGGTTTGAATGCTCCACCCATGTAAAAAGCACCTGGGTCCCCGCTGCTCGCCGCCGCGAACGCCAGATCGCAGCCACTGCCGCCGCCGCTGGCTCCTCCGGCTCCACCTCCACTTCCAAGAAACCTCGCCTCATCTCTTCCCAAACCACCACCACGTCTCACACCTCCACCTCCAACAACACCCCCCCTCGTAGCTTCGATACAAGCTCCAGCCACCAAG aTGCGGGCTTTCGCGAGGGCTTACCGGGGCATGTGCGAGCGCCTGCAGTGTTCAAGTGCGTCCGCGTCACGTCCATTGACGACGGTGAAGACGAGTACGCTTACCAAGCGATGGTTCGCATCGGAGGGCATGTGTTCAAAGGCTTCCTCTACGACCAAGGTCTCGACGACCAAACACGCAACGAGGACATCAACAATAACACCAGCACcagcaataacaacaacaacagcaacaacaacaacaccgGTGCTATTCCCAACATCTCAGACCTTCATCTCGGCGGTGGTCCTTCCGACGTGTTCGCCGGTGGTGGCTCGTCTGGTGGTGGTGGATTGCTTGGAGGTACTACTACATATGGTAAcccaataaattaa